From Spirosoma aerolatum, one genomic window encodes:
- a CDS encoding GAF domain-containing protein codes for MAETLIIPQTTDRKAIYESLIPQLTALVEGEPDLVANLANIAAALKEAFGFFWVGFYLKKNDQLVLGPFQGPIACTRIPFNKGVCGAAYTRKETILVPDVEQFPGHIACSSASKSEIVVPVFDNAGNVTMVLDVDSDRLNDFSPTDADGLEKIVRLITSLQTT; via the coding sequence ATGGCAGAAACACTCATCATCCCGCAAACGACTGACCGGAAGGCCATCTACGAAAGTCTGATCCCACAACTAACCGCCCTGGTCGAAGGAGAGCCTGATTTGGTTGCCAATCTGGCAAATATTGCCGCTGCCCTGAAAGAAGCATTCGGCTTTTTCTGGGTAGGGTTTTATCTTAAAAAGAATGATCAGTTGGTATTAGGGCCTTTTCAGGGACCCATTGCCTGTACGCGCATCCCTTTCAACAAGGGCGTCTGTGGGGCTGCCTATACCCGCAAAGAGACGATTCTGGTACCCGATGTTGAGCAGTTTCCGGGGCACATTGCCTGTAGCTCGGCTTCCAAATCCGAAATTGTCGTCCCTGTATTCGACAATGCCGGAAACGTAACCATGGTGCTGGATGTAGATAGTGACCGGTTAAATGATTTTAGCCCAACCGATGCCGATGGGTTAGAAAAAATCGTTCGCTTAATCACCTCATTGCAAACGACTTAA
- a CDS encoding DUF4890 domain-containing protein, with the protein MIKKLMLSGLMLSLLSLPLLAQTATSEAPAQTSPRMGRGRTMQSYQAADPATRAQRMTDRMKQQLGLDDATTKKVYDATLARAQKVDAIQKGSDDNKAKAQSLKANADDYKAKLKAILTPDQFAKLESMRSQMRKEHRGPGDANNEQDNN; encoded by the coding sequence ATGATTAAGAAACTTATGCTGAGCGGGCTGATGCTTTCGCTCTTATCTCTCCCGTTACTTGCTCAAACGGCCACTTCGGAAGCGCCAGCACAAACTAGCCCACGGATGGGCCGTGGTCGCACTATGCAGTCATATCAGGCGGCTGACCCTGCTACACGCGCTCAACGAATGACCGATCGGATGAAACAACAGCTCGGACTTGACGATGCTACGACCAAAAAGGTATATGATGCCACGTTAGCGCGTGCTCAAAAGGTCGATGCAATCCAGAAAGGTTCAGATGATAATAAGGCAAAAGCACAGTCCCTGAAAGCCAATGCCGACGACTACAAAGCGAAGCTGAAGGCAATCCTGACACCCGATCAGTTTGCAAAACTTGAATCCATGCGAAGCCAAATGCGCAAGGAGCATCGTGGACCGGGCGATGCCAACAACGAACAGGACAACAACTAG
- a CDS encoding NHL repeat-containing protein has translation MASFLSRRSFAKQAALATASTLATPTILSANPYQHKADTVVLGHNGFKYRVVPGWGVLDAAKNPVNDCHEMVQDAKGRIILLTNETKNNILIYDKSGKLLDTWGHDYPGGHGLTIAGEGADQYLLIADPERHQVIKTDLTGRELLKIDYPRETGKYDYPTLFKPTETTVNPANGDIYVVDGYGLNYVMQYDKNGKLIRFWGGKGETNDTFDCCHGIVVDRRNAANPILLITDRRHNALKRFSLDGKYLSTIALPGSYICRPVIHGNSLYGAVFRSTSDAYPDSGYITILDKNDRVVSTPGGTEPVYQDGKLGEQRKDRTNSPFLHPHDVLVDEDENVYVAQWASKKTYPIKLERVA, from the coding sequence ATGGCCTCTTTCCTTTCGCGTCGATCCTTTGCCAAACAGGCAGCCCTGGCAACCGCAAGCACCCTGGCAACGCCAACGATTCTTTCTGCTAATCCCTACCAACATAAAGCAGATACCGTGGTATTAGGTCATAATGGGTTTAAATATCGGGTAGTACCGGGATGGGGCGTTTTAGATGCCGCCAAAAATCCTGTCAACGATTGCCATGAGATGGTGCAGGATGCAAAAGGCCGAATAATCCTTCTGACCAACGAGACCAAAAATAACATACTCATCTACGATAAATCCGGCAAACTCCTTGATACCTGGGGGCACGATTACCCCGGCGGTCATGGCCTGACGATTGCCGGCGAAGGCGCTGACCAATACCTGCTCATTGCCGATCCCGAACGTCATCAGGTTATCAAAACGGATTTGACTGGAAGGGAGCTACTGAAAATCGACTATCCCAGAGAAACGGGCAAGTATGATTACCCGACTCTGTTCAAACCCACCGAAACCACCGTCAACCCGGCCAACGGCGATATTTATGTTGTCGATGGATACGGCCTTAATTACGTTATGCAATACGACAAAAACGGTAAACTCATCCGTTTTTGGGGTGGTAAAGGCGAAACCAACGATACCTTCGACTGTTGTCATGGTATTGTTGTGGACCGACGTAATGCCGCCAATCCAATCCTTTTAATCACAGACCGACGGCACAATGCACTGAAGCGCTTTTCGCTGGACGGGAAATACCTCTCGACCATTGCTTTACCCGGTTCATACATTTGTCGTCCGGTCATTCATGGCAATAGCCTATATGGTGCGGTATTCCGTAGTACATCCGATGCGTATCCAGATTCAGGTTATATTACTATCTTAGACAAAAATGACCGAGTTGTATCTACACCGGGCGGAACAGAGCCAGTTTATCAAGATGGGAAATTAGGTGAGCAGCGAAAAGACCGAACCAATTCTCCTTTCCTGCATCCACATGATGTGCTAGTCGATGAAGACGAAAATGTTTATGTAGCTCAGTGGGCTTCTAAAAAAACATATCCAATCAAATTGGAGCGGGTTGCCTGA
- a CDS encoding leucine-rich repeat domain-containing protein: protein MNQFILAQATVSPPADWVLFWGHFHPLIVHLPIGFLLIAGLLELDRLTRRNTVSQHTITLILFWSAVSATLACLFGYMLSLGGGYEAETLDSHKWEGIGVAVFAWLAWAVKSENLGRIIPIAQLAYLPALGVALLLLLAAGHNGGNLTHGSDYLTQYAPGPIRSLAGLPPKQPAFKAEPIKDVNQAMVYQQIVNPILQTRCVQCHNADKSKANLRLDSPEMIKKGYEDGPVLVAGKSANSELIKVCLLPVEDDHHMPPKGKNQLSEGQISLLTWWIEQGAPFDKKVSDLTVNDAIRPVLASLNGGGPIEAGGSTVASAPAPESPVLTMKMEAADPKAVDELKKAGLLVLPLSKEQNQLEVSAVNARSFNDAQAALLPKVSKQLVWLKLGDTQISDGALAQVAKLENLQKLHLEQTKITDAGLKQLKNLPNLEYLNLYGTGVTDAGLTELTSLKNLKTVYLWQTKVTDQGVANLKKAMPKLDVIGGLSEQAIAELAKTAEPAK from the coding sequence ATGAATCAATTTATTCTGGCGCAAGCCACAGTTTCGCCACCCGCCGACTGGGTACTGTTCTGGGGGCACTTTCACCCACTTATTGTCCATCTGCCCATCGGCTTTCTGCTGATTGCAGGTCTGCTCGAACTGGATCGACTAACCCGCCGTAATACGGTCAGCCAGCACACGATAACGCTTATTTTGTTCTGGTCGGCCGTAAGCGCGACGCTGGCCTGCTTGTTTGGGTACATGCTTTCGCTGGGTGGCGGCTACGAAGCCGAAACCCTGGATTCCCACAAATGGGAAGGTATTGGGGTAGCCGTTTTTGCGTGGCTGGCCTGGGCCGTAAAATCCGAAAACCTGGGCCGTATCATCCCCATAGCGCAATTAGCTTACTTACCCGCTCTTGGTGTTGCACTTTTGCTCCTATTGGCTGCGGGGCATAATGGGGGGAATTTGACCCACGGCTCCGATTACCTTACCCAGTACGCGCCCGGCCCAATCCGCTCTTTAGCCGGGCTACCTCCCAAACAACCAGCCTTTAAGGCTGAACCCATCAAGGATGTCAATCAGGCCATGGTCTATCAGCAGATCGTAAATCCGATTCTGCAAACCCGCTGTGTACAATGCCATAATGCCGATAAATCGAAAGCTAACCTCCGGCTCGACAGTCCGGAGATGATAAAGAAGGGCTATGAAGATGGGCCCGTCCTTGTAGCAGGGAAAAGCGCCAACAGCGAATTAATAAAGGTCTGCCTGCTCCCGGTAGAAGACGATCATCACATGCCCCCCAAGGGCAAAAACCAGTTGAGCGAAGGTCAAATCTCGCTGTTAACCTGGTGGATTGAGCAGGGAGCTCCGTTCGACAAAAAAGTGTCGGATTTGACCGTCAACGATGCCATTCGTCCAGTCCTGGCTTCGCTAAATGGAGGTGGGCCTATCGAAGCAGGAGGTTCAACAGTAGCGTCTGCTCCCGCACCCGAATCACCCGTGTTAACCATGAAGATGGAAGCCGCCGACCCCAAAGCGGTTGATGAGTTAAAGAAAGCGGGCCTGTTGGTATTACCTCTCTCGAAAGAACAAAATCAGCTCGAAGTCAGCGCCGTAAACGCCCGCAGTTTCAACGACGCCCAGGCGGCTTTACTGCCTAAAGTCAGCAAGCAGTTGGTCTGGCTAAAACTGGGCGATACACAAATCTCAGATGGTGCTCTGGCCCAGGTAGCCAAGCTTGAAAACCTACAAAAATTACATCTGGAACAGACCAAAATTACCGATGCAGGGCTAAAACAGCTTAAGAATCTACCCAACCTCGAATACCTGAACTTATATGGTACGGGTGTTACGGATGCTGGTCTGACGGAATTAACAAGTCTGAAAAACCTTAAAACGGTTTATCTCTGGCAAACCAAAGTAACAGATCAGGGTGTAGCGAACTTAAAAAAGGCAATGCCTAAACTGGATGTAATCGGTGGACTCAGCGAACAGGCGATAGCCGAACTGGCTAAAACGGCGGAACCAGCCAAATAG